One Maribacter sp. HTCC2170 genomic window, AAGATGCCAATTCTACTTTGTTAAAGAACCTAAATAGTTTTGCTTCAATTTCAAATACAAATTCCGAGAATTTGAACAAAGCCTTGGCCAAAATCGCAGAAAAAGAAAATCAATTAAAAACAATAAACGATGCTCTGGCCTCAAATGATTCAACGGCTCTAGTTGTGTTGACCAATGCGAAACAAACCTTAGGTGAAAATACCAAAATTGGAGTTAGTAACGGTTCTGTGATTGTTGCAGCTAAATTAGAGTCTCTTTTTGGAAACACTACGGGTACTGATGTCACAACTGAAGGTTCAGCATGGCTCGAAAAAATCGCAGGAATTCTTAATGCTAATCCTAAAGTTTCTTTAACCATAAAAGGTTTAAGTATGACCGGAGAATTGGTCTTGGCTGCCAATCAAGCTTCAGCAATTGGTGATATCTTGCAAGGTCAATTCTCGATTGACCCAAGTCGAATTGATTCATTAGGAAAAGATGGTGATTTTAAAGAGGGAATTACGCTAGTTCTTCATCCTAATTACAGTCAATTTTACGATATGGCAAAGGAGAGTATTAAAGCTTCAAATTAAAATCAGAGCTAATTGAATTAACAAATACTTTTTCAAAAAAACATGCGTTCTAATTGCGTAAACCAAACTAAATACCAATTAAAATGTCAGGAGATCAAATCTTTCAATTATTCGCTTACTTATTACCATCAGTAGTAACAGGTGCTATTGCTTTTTATTTTTTCAGAATGCATACAAACAATGAAGAAGGTAGAAGGCGTTTTCTTTTACATAAAGACTCCCAACAAAATACGCTCCCAATACGTTTACAGGCATATGAGCGAATGGCACTTTTCTTGGAACGTATTGCAATTCCCAGTTTAGTGGTTCGTGTTGCTCCAAAATCTGCAAATAAAAGCGATTATGAAAATCTGTTGATAAAAACCATTGAAAACGAGTTTGAGCACAACCTATCGCAGCAAATCTACTTATCCGACGATTGTTGGAACATTATTAAAGCAGCCAAAAGTGCAACTATTCAAATGATTCGAAAAGTAGCCATGAGCGAAACTGATTCTGCTGATAAACTTCGGGAGGATGTTCTAAGTGAGACAATGGACAAACAATCACCCTCGGCTACTGCATTGGCCTTTGTAAAAAAGGAAATCGGAAGTCTTTGGTAGATAAATTGAAACAATGCTTAGCTGAAAAAATAGGCCTATTCCTGTAATTGTGGTTCTATTGGCATACTTTCCTTATCCTTATTCTTCGCATACAAATAGCCTTTTTTCCACCACAGGGTCATTTTTTCTTTATTGAAAATCAAAGAATTGGTAGTTAGTACCGTTGGGGTATAATAGAGGTTTATTATTGCATCATTCTGCGTTGCTGCTAGCTTTCCTATCCTAATGTTTTGATTTTCAATTCGGTCCAAAATAAATGCCATCATGTTGGTAATCAATTCAAAAGGATTTTTGGACGGCATTCTGTTATAATGGCTTACCTCAGTTCTTAGTACAACCACATCCACTTCAGTAGCACCTCTTTGTATCGCCTCTTCAATTGGGACCAGGCTCCCTAATCCCCCGTCGGCATATTCGCATCCATTTTTACGCACAAGACTCATAAAAGGAGTATAGTTTGATGATATCCAAATCCAATCACAGAATTCTTCATATGTACAGTCGTTAATGGACTTGTATTCAACTTGATTCAATGATAAGTTAGAAACGGTAACTACAACATCTATTGGTCCGTTCTTTAGTTTAACGAACTCTTCTCTGGTAATACTATCATAAATCAACTCGCGAAGATTCTCACTTTCCCCAAAAGTTTTTTTACCATTAAACAAGTTCTTCATTATATTCCAGTGGTTCATGGAAATAATATCGATACCGTACTTTTTCTTGACCGTAAATGGGCAATTGCTAAAAATACTATCTTGATTTACTGAGGAATATATATTTTTGATTTTATCGATTTTCCCTAAGGCAAGATGGGAAATCAATAAGCTACCTGTTGATGTGCCAATGAAAATATCGTACTTGTGCCCTACTTCTTGCATAAGATATTGGGCAACCCCTCCTGCAAAAGCTCCTTTACTTCCACCTCCCGAAATGACCAATGCCCTCATTCTATTTTTATTTTAGTTCTAAGATAACGAAGTTCAACTTCATTGAGTTCTTTTGAAATTTTCCTGATTTGCACCAAATAATCAGAATCTTTTAAAAGTTCGTCTAACAAAGATCGGGCATACTTTTTAAATTGCCAACTATGATGGGTTGTTGCTTCAAAAAGATTTTTCAAACCAGTATGATTAAGGCCTAGTGCTTCAAATAAATACTGAAAAGCACCCATTCGTATTTCCCAAGAATGAATTGAAGAAGTATAACCCATGAGTTCATCTATGTAATTCCTAGTAGTGTTTTGCTCATAATCAGTTGTGAGTATGGCCAGGGTTAACCATAACAATCTTATGTTTTTATTTGGTAGGCCAATGGCACCCTTCG contains:
- a CDS encoding patatin family protein, which translates into the protein MRALVISGGGSKGAFAGGVAQYLMQEVGHKYDIFIGTSTGSLLISHLALGKIDKIKNIYSSVNQDSIFSNCPFTVKKKYGIDIISMNHWNIMKNLFNGKKTFGESENLRELIYDSITREEFVKLKNGPIDVVVTVSNLSLNQVEYKSINDCTYEEFCDWIWISSNYTPFMSLVRKNGCEYADGGLGSLVPIEEAIQRGATEVDVVVLRTEVSHYNRMPSKNPFELITNMMAFILDRIENQNIRIGKLAATQNDAIINLYYTPTVLTTNSLIFNKEKMTLWWKKGYLYAKNKDKESMPIEPQLQE